One Mycolicibacterium parafortuitum DNA segment encodes these proteins:
- a CDS encoding glycosyltransferase, with translation MPQPHPFSAIVNLPRDDDADRVHEPTAHGGLHWAPHHDPGYSARMHTLARWVAEARPDVCVVDVSVEVAIFLRLLGVPVVVVTQPGERTDPPHDVVYRIADHIVASWPRELNTPHWLRPHAGKTSFVGGISRFEGRRRIDDHHRGPGDLDVLLLGGAGGGFDAPAPESGACHITWRSLGGGSGSWVEDPWEAICTADVVVTHAGQNSVADVAAARRPAVVIPQARPFDEQHATAEVLTRHRLAVTASAWPADDEWPRLLARARETDPSRWERWQVDGAAARAAAAIESTAKRCRGQTS, from the coding sequence GTGCCCCAACCACATCCGTTCTCCGCGATCGTCAACCTTCCCCGTGACGACGACGCCGATCGCGTCCACGAACCGACCGCGCACGGTGGGCTGCACTGGGCACCGCACCACGATCCGGGATACAGCGCCCGCATGCACACCCTCGCCCGGTGGGTGGCCGAGGCCCGCCCCGACGTGTGCGTGGTCGACGTGTCGGTCGAGGTCGCGATCTTTCTGCGGTTGCTCGGTGTCCCGGTCGTCGTCGTGACCCAGCCCGGCGAGCGCACCGACCCGCCCCACGACGTCGTCTATCGGATCGCCGACCACATCGTCGCGTCGTGGCCGCGGGAACTGAACACACCGCACTGGCTGCGCCCGCACGCCGGCAAGACATCCTTCGTCGGCGGGATCAGCCGCTTCGAGGGGCGCCGCCGAATCGATGACCACCACCGCGGGCCCGGCGATCTCGACGTGCTGCTGCTCGGCGGGGCGGGCGGCGGCTTCGACGCGCCGGCCCCGGAATCCGGTGCGTGCCATATCACCTGGCGGAGCCTGGGCGGCGGTTCCGGAAGCTGGGTCGAGGATCCCTGGGAGGCGATCTGCACCGCCGACGTCGTGGTCACGCACGCCGGCCAGAACAGCGTCGCCGACGTCGCTGCCGCGCGGCGCCCGGCCGTCGTGATCCCGCAGGCCCGCCCGTTCGACGAACAGCATGCCACCGCCGAGGTCCTGACCCGCCACCGGCTGGCCGTCACCGCCTCGGCGTGGCCCGCCGACGACGAGTGGCCGCGGCTGCTCGCCCGCGCCCGGGAGACGGACCCGTCCCGGTGGGAGCGATGGCAGGTCGACGGGGCCGCCGCTCGCGCCGCGGCGGCTATCGAGTCCACCGCGAAGCGCTGCCGAGGGCAGACATCATGA
- a CDS encoding response regulator yields the protein MTAPTRSVDVLLVEDDAGDELITREAFEQNKIANTLHVARDGQEGLDFLYRRGAHETAPRPDLVLLDLNLPKYDGRQLLEQIKSDPELCDIPIVVLTTSSAEEDVLRSYKLHANAYVTKPVDLDQFMSAVRQIDEFFVQVVRLPGH from the coding sequence ATGACAGCCCCCACCCGATCGGTCGATGTCCTGCTCGTCGAAGACGACGCCGGCGATGAGCTGATCACCCGAGAAGCGTTCGAGCAGAACAAGATAGCCAACACCCTGCACGTGGCCCGCGACGGCCAGGAGGGACTGGACTTCCTGTACCGGCGCGGCGCGCACGAGACCGCGCCGCGGCCCGACCTGGTGTTGCTCGACCTGAACCTGCCCAAGTACGACGGGCGCCAGCTGCTCGAACAGATCAAGTCCGATCCGGAGCTGTGCGACATCCCGATCGTCGTGCTCACCACCTCCTCCGCCGAGGAAGACGTGCTGCGCAGCTACAAATTGCACGCGAACGCGTACGTGACCAAGCCCGTGGACCTCGATCAGTTCATGAGCGCCGTACGCCAGATCGACGAGTTCTTCGTCCAGGTGGTGCGCCTGCCCGGCCACTGA
- a CDS encoding glycosyltransferase, whose translation MSGPLRIALIGSSRFPIRQPFAGGLEAHVWHLARALARQGHNVSLYAAPGSEVGLDCASLTVRRLELSDAARADVSMPAADFMSEHHAYLALMLQLAGPDADSFDVVHNHSLHYLPVAMASTLSTPMLTTVHTPPTPWLESAIQACGGHGTRFAAVSEHTATTWAAAGVPFTVVPNGIDARGWPLGPGGDSVVWFGRLTPEKAPHLAIDAARIARRPITLAGPISDRAYFADQVEPRLGPDARYAGHLTHRDLARLVGAAAVALVTPVWDEPYGLVVAEAMSCGTPVVAFDRGGIPELLSEESGRLVPPDDVHALAAAIPEAARLARPGVRAHALRRCSAGAMVGAYLSLYRQMIAARSENADDRLLHPPSWLRASGPGRQHQRAPAKARHGTDVSTCAPTTSVLRDRQPSP comes from the coding sequence ATGAGCGGCCCGCTGCGGATCGCGCTGATCGGATCGTCTCGCTTCCCCATCCGCCAGCCGTTCGCGGGCGGGCTGGAGGCCCACGTGTGGCACCTGGCCCGTGCCCTCGCTCGGCAGGGGCACAACGTATCCCTTTACGCCGCACCCGGTTCCGAAGTCGGCCTGGACTGCGCTTCGCTGACCGTGCGCCGCCTCGAACTGTCCGACGCCGCGCGCGCCGACGTGTCCATGCCCGCCGCGGACTTCATGTCCGAGCACCACGCCTATCTCGCGCTGATGCTGCAGCTGGCCGGGCCCGACGCCGACAGTTTCGACGTCGTGCACAACCACAGCCTGCACTACCTGCCGGTCGCGATGGCCTCGACACTGTCCACCCCGATGCTCACCACGGTGCACACCCCACCGACGCCGTGGCTGGAATCGGCGATCCAGGCCTGCGGTGGACACGGAACCCGCTTCGCCGCCGTCTCCGAGCACACCGCCACGACGTGGGCGGCTGCCGGCGTCCCGTTCACCGTGGTGCCCAACGGAATCGACGCCCGCGGCTGGCCGCTGGGGCCGGGCGGCGACTCGGTCGTCTGGTTCGGCCGCCTCACCCCGGAGAAGGCGCCGCATCTGGCCATCGATGCCGCCCGGATCGCCCGACGACCCATCACGCTGGCCGGACCGATCTCCGATCGGGCGTACTTCGCCGATCAGGTCGAACCCCGCCTCGGGCCCGACGCGCGTTACGCCGGCCATCTCACGCACCGGGATCTGGCCCGTCTGGTCGGCGCCGCGGCCGTCGCGCTCGTCACCCCGGTGTGGGACGAACCGTACGGCCTCGTGGTGGCCGAGGCGATGAGCTGCGGCACGCCGGTGGTCGCGTTCGACCGCGGCGGGATCCCCGAACTGCTGTCCGAGGAATCCGGGCGGCTGGTACCGCCGGACGACGTGCACGCGCTGGCCGCCGCGATCCCCGAGGCGGCACGGCTGGCGCGGCCCGGGGTGCGGGCACACGCGCTGCGCCGCTGCTCGGCCGGCGCGATGGTCGGCGCCTACCTGTCCCTCTACCGGCAGATGATCGCTGCCAGGAGCGAAAACGCAGATGATCGGCTACTACATCCACCATCATGGCTTCGGGCATCTGGCCCGGGCCGTCAGCATCAGCGCGCACCTGCGAAGGCCCGTCACGGCACTGACGTCTCGACCTGTGCCCCAACCACATCCGTTCTCCGCGATCGTCAACCTTCCCCGTGA
- a CDS encoding STAS domain-containing protein: MVAIKTERIFSSPISADDDQMRCGAAVFSARSCSDHRLAVAVQGEVDAVNGRDLARYVERHARISRQLVLDLRAVDFFGSQGFTALFYISVHCARSDVDWAIVASPPVRRLLAICDPQSELPLADDLASALERLDRLAHRRAPLVWSGRSGWRTG; encoded by the coding sequence ATGGTAGCCATCAAGACGGAACGGATCTTCAGCTCCCCCATCTCGGCCGACGACGACCAAATGCGTTGCGGCGCAGCAGTTTTCTCGGCCCGTTCGTGTTCCGATCACCGCCTCGCGGTGGCGGTGCAGGGCGAGGTGGACGCGGTCAACGGCCGAGATCTCGCACGCTACGTCGAACGGCACGCCCGGATCTCGCGGCAACTGGTGCTCGACCTGCGCGCCGTCGACTTCTTCGGAAGCCAGGGTTTCACCGCGCTGTTCTACATCAGCGTGCACTGCGCCCGCAGCGACGTGGACTGGGCGATCGTGGCCAGCCCGCCCGTGCGACGGCTGCTGGCGATCTGTGATCCGCAGTCAGAACTGCCGTTGGCCGACGATCTCGCGTCGGCGCTGGAGCGACTGGACCGGCTCGCGCATCGCCGCGCCCCGCTGGTGTGGTCGGGACGGTCGGGCTGGCGCACCGGCTGA
- a CDS encoding SigB/SigF/SigG family RNA polymerase sigma factor — translation MSEARREYADVPNMIRELRQLDSTSAAYRRLHEDIIALTLPLADHTARRFRGRGQSHDDLFQVASVGLVNAVKRFDPDSGSDFLAFAVPTIMGEVRRYFRDCGWAVKVPRRLKDLNGQLVRARAELTQTHGRAPTATEVAAHLGIDREEVVQATIASSNYSTLSTDSTTGPDGDFVALRETLGEPDARLDTVLDMETIRPLIEKLPPREQAVLKLRFFDEMTQTQIAERMGYSQMHVSRLLAKALGTLRSQAVNDGTAAELTATRRSQVA, via the coding sequence TTGTCTGAGGCCCGCCGCGAGTACGCCGATGTGCCGAACATGATCCGTGAACTGCGTCAGTTGGACAGCACGTCGGCCGCATACCGCAGACTTCACGAAGACATCATCGCGCTGACCCTTCCACTCGCTGATCACACCGCCCGGCGCTTCCGCGGCCGCGGACAGTCGCACGACGACCTGTTCCAGGTCGCCAGCGTCGGGCTGGTGAACGCCGTCAAGCGCTTCGATCCGGACAGCGGATCGGACTTTCTGGCGTTCGCGGTCCCGACCATCATGGGTGAGGTCCGCCGCTATTTCCGCGACTGCGGCTGGGCGGTCAAGGTTCCGCGCCGGCTCAAGGACCTCAACGGCCAATTGGTCCGTGCGCGTGCGGAGTTGACACAGACACACGGTCGCGCGCCGACGGCCACCGAGGTCGCGGCCCATCTCGGCATCGACCGCGAAGAGGTCGTGCAGGCGACCATCGCCAGCAGCAACTACTCGACGCTGTCCACCGACAGCACGACGGGTCCCGATGGGGATTTCGTGGCACTGCGCGAAACGCTCGGCGAACCCGACGCCCGGCTGGACACCGTGCTCGACATGGAGACCATCCGGCCGCTGATCGAGAAGTTGCCGCCGCGCGAGCAGGCGGTGTTGAAGCTGCGCTTCTTCGACGAGATGACGCAGACCCAGATCGCCGAACGCATGGGTTATTCACAGATGCACGTGAGCCGGTTGCTGGCCAAGGCGCTGGGCACGTTGCGCAGCCAAGCGGTCAATGACGGTACGGCCGCCGAGCTGACGGCGACGCGCCGAAGCCAGGTCGCCTAG
- a CDS encoding glycosyltransferase yields MLRVASVPASHIYVRHLSDPSVADVVRLADPVPADGRKVPGGWWPPLMLEPGWVSENHDRFDVFHIHFGFDAVDAATLTAVMQELKAHAKPLVYTVHDLRNPHHPDPEPHILQQDVLVAAADALITLTPGAAQEIRRRWDRDAQVLPHPHVLDRDRIEAPRAATDTFTVGVHVKSIRANMDPLPVLEALTETVSGLPAAELVVNIHDEVFFPDNHWYAPDIGDAIRSFGRHEHVRVVEHPYFCEDELWDYLSSLAVSVLPYRFGTHSGWLEACYDLGTAVVAPSCGFYAQQRPCREFTFTDDAFDADSLHTAVEEAYSDWLGGVAAPRATWRQRHSERAMLAEAHRGIYEQVLR; encoded by the coding sequence TTGCTGCGTGTCGCTTCCGTGCCCGCGTCGCACATCTACGTCCGTCACCTGTCCGATCCTTCGGTCGCAGACGTGGTCCGATTGGCCGACCCGGTGCCCGCCGACGGCCGCAAGGTACCCGGCGGGTGGTGGCCGCCGCTGATGCTCGAACCCGGATGGGTCAGTGAGAACCACGACCGTTTCGACGTGTTCCATATCCATTTCGGTTTCGACGCCGTCGACGCCGCCACGCTGACCGCGGTGATGCAGGAACTCAAGGCGCACGCCAAACCGCTCGTCTACACCGTCCACGATCTGCGCAATCCCCATCATCCCGACCCCGAACCGCACATCCTGCAGCAGGATGTTCTCGTCGCCGCCGCCGACGCGCTGATCACGCTGACACCCGGTGCCGCACAGGAGATCCGACGCCGATGGGACAGAGACGCCCAGGTACTCCCGCACCCGCATGTGCTCGACCGGGACCGGATCGAGGCACCCCGTGCTGCGACAGACACCTTCACCGTCGGTGTGCACGTCAAAAGTATCCGCGCGAACATGGATCCGCTGCCGGTGCTGGAGGCGCTGACCGAGACCGTCTCCGGACTGCCCGCCGCCGAATTGGTCGTCAACATCCACGACGAAGTCTTCTTCCCCGACAACCACTGGTACGCACCGGATATCGGGGATGCCATCCGCTCCTTCGGACGCCACGAGCACGTCCGTGTCGTCGAGCATCCGTACTTCTGCGAGGACGAGCTCTGGGATTACCTGTCCTCGCTGGCGGTCTCGGTGCTGCCATACCGGTTCGGCACCCACTCCGGATGGCTGGAAGCCTGCTATGACCTGGGCACCGCCGTCGTGGCACCCTCGTGCGGCTTCTACGCCCAGCAGCGGCCGTGCCGCGAGTTCACGTTCACCGACGATGCGTTCGACGCCGACTCCCTGCACACCGCGGTGGAAGAGGCGTACTCCGACTGGCTCGGCGGCGTCGCCGCGCCGCGGGCCACATGGCGGCAGCGGCACAGCGAACGCGCGATGCTGGCCGAGGCACACCGCGGCATCTACGAACAGGTGCTCAGATGA
- a CDS encoding glycosyltransferase family 2 protein, giving the protein MRTAVVTIAHGRHDHLSGQLRGLRSGTNHPDLHVVVALDDPAIAGVIRAHPGYATGHATVIECPAGAHLPLARARNIGAAHALEAGADMIVFLDVDCIPSPTLVARYRAVAADPRHQDALLCGPVTYLPPAGPSGYDLGRLAEAVDPHPARPCPPDDAVHDTGDYALFWSLSFALTAPTWHTVGGFCEDYEGYGGEDTDFARCAEARGVPMRWVGGAHAFHQHHDVQKPPVDHLDDIVRNAYVFHRRWGRWPMEGWLSAFEERGLITRGPDGTPRLVQLSGSN; this is encoded by the coding sequence ATGAGAACCGCGGTGGTGACGATCGCGCACGGCAGGCACGACCACCTCAGCGGCCAGCTCCGGGGTCTGAGGTCAGGCACGAACCACCCCGACCTGCACGTCGTCGTCGCCCTCGACGATCCCGCGATCGCCGGGGTCATACGCGCGCACCCCGGGTACGCCACAGGGCACGCCACCGTGATCGAATGTCCTGCCGGCGCGCATCTGCCGCTCGCCAGAGCCCGCAATATCGGCGCCGCGCACGCCCTCGAGGCGGGCGCGGACATGATCGTCTTCCTCGACGTGGACTGCATCCCGTCCCCGACGCTGGTGGCGCGCTACCGCGCCGTCGCCGCCGACCCGCGGCACCAGGACGCGCTGCTGTGCGGGCCGGTCACCTACCTGCCACCGGCCGGACCGTCGGGGTATGACCTGGGCAGGCTCGCCGAGGCCGTCGACCCGCACCCGGCCCGGCCGTGCCCGCCCGACGACGCCGTCCACGACACCGGTGACTATGCGCTGTTCTGGTCGCTGTCGTTCGCGCTGACCGCGCCCACCTGGCACACCGTCGGCGGATTCTGTGAGGACTACGAGGGTTACGGCGGGGAGGACACCGATTTCGCCCGCTGTGCCGAGGCCCGCGGCGTGCCGATGCGGTGGGTCGGCGGCGCGCACGCTTTCCACCAGCACCACGACGTGCAGAAGCCGCCGGTGGATCACCTCGACGACATCGTGCGCAATGCCTACGTGTTCCACCGGCGCTGGGGCCGGTGGCCGATGGAGGGCTGGCTGTCGGCGTTCGAGGAGCGCGGGCTGATCACCCGCGGTCCCGACGGGACACCGCGCCTGGTTCAGCTGAGCGGCTCCAACTGA
- the mbp1 gene encoding microaggregate-binding protein 1 has translation MGDSGPENAVEGVVEDVKGKAKEVIGIVTDNDGLREEGRAQQDKAEAERDVAKKEAEAEAARAAASAAEARQESAESAK, from the coding sequence ATGGGCGACAGCGGACCTGAGAATGCAGTCGAAGGCGTCGTCGAAGACGTCAAGGGCAAGGCGAAGGAAGTCATCGGCATCGTGACCGACAACGACGGCCTGCGCGAAGAAGGCCGCGCCCAGCAGGACAAGGCGGAGGCCGAACGCGACGTCGCGAAGAAGGAAGCCGAAGCCGAGGCGGCCCGCGCAGCGGCGAGTGCCGCGGAGGCCCGTCAGGAAAGCGCCGAGAGCGCCAAGTAG
- a CDS encoding NADH:flavin oxidoreductase, producing the protein MAVDDLFQPLTVRSLTVPNRFAMAPMTRQGSPGGIPGADVAEYYRRRAAGGVGLIITEGVRLPDPAAGYPFTIPTITGDEVLTGWRRVVDAVHAEGATIAAQLWHQGAERDDADGVVTVSPSGVDGLGNPKGRALRRDELPSVAAQFAQAAATARELGFDAVELHGAHGYLLDQFLWEKTNLREDDYGGDLQGRTRFPAEVVSAVRAAVGSDYTIIFRFSQWKGTDYGASLAEDPAQLTQLLTPLTAAGVDIFHPSTRRHYVPAYPAADPVRSLAGWTKAVTGSPVIAVGSVGLQTQFRSEKPGQLIEPESAERLVAQFDAGEFDIAALGRALLADPAWVNRLRDGTLDGFQGYDPEKALSKLA; encoded by the coding sequence GCGCCAGGGCTCGCCGGGCGGGATTCCCGGCGCCGACGTCGCCGAGTACTACCGCAGGCGCGCTGCCGGCGGCGTCGGGCTGATCATCACCGAAGGGGTGCGCCTGCCCGACCCCGCCGCGGGGTATCCGTTCACGATCCCGACGATCACCGGTGACGAGGTTCTGACCGGGTGGAGGCGCGTCGTCGACGCGGTTCACGCCGAGGGGGCGACGATCGCCGCGCAACTGTGGCATCAGGGCGCCGAACGCGACGACGCCGACGGCGTGGTGACGGTGAGCCCGTCCGGCGTCGACGGGCTCGGCAACCCGAAGGGACGCGCGTTGCGCCGTGATGAACTCCCCTCGGTCGCAGCGCAGTTCGCGCAGGCGGCGGCGACCGCGCGCGAGCTCGGTTTCGATGCGGTCGAACTACACGGTGCGCACGGCTATTTGCTCGACCAATTCCTTTGGGAGAAGACGAATCTGCGCGAGGACGACTACGGCGGCGACCTGCAGGGGCGAACCCGGTTCCCCGCCGAGGTGGTCTCCGCGGTACGCGCCGCGGTGGGCTCGGACTACACGATCATCTTCCGCTTCTCCCAGTGGAAGGGCACCGATTACGGCGCGTCGCTGGCCGAAGATCCGGCCCAGCTCACGCAGCTGCTCACACCGCTGACCGCTGCCGGCGTCGACATCTTCCATCCCTCGACGCGCAGACATTACGTGCCCGCTTACCCCGCCGCCGACCCGGTGCGCAGCCTCGCGGGCTGGACCAAGGCCGTGACCGGATCCCCCGTCATCGCCGTCGGATCGGTCGGGTTGCAGACCCAGTTCCGCAGCGAAAAGCCCGGGCAGCTCATCGAACCCGAGTCTGCGGAGCGACTGGTCGCCCAGTTCGACGCGGGCGAGTTCGACATCGCCGCACTCGGGCGCGCACTGCTGGCAGACCCGGCATGGGTGAACCGACTGCGGGACGGGACACTCGACGGCTTCCAGGGTTACGACCCCGAGAAGGCGCTCTCGAAGCTGGCCTGA
- a CDS encoding (2Fe-2S)-binding protein: protein MTAPVSSGADRARRALKKVGMIGSYFSVGVGACDGFVVVDEFCAAGHLDAALAAVAHRIGSDEARVAASSLQYEFAERLWSISLGCWHLDEVVPDLRSLVCQAAPNGRIRFRIAEPDGVEQAGPEPARIARSIAAQVIPHLNTVHHRLRATTRVADGLLWGNAATGAALATRTLTARDGDRRVGEVAKMLLASPPMAGHLHDSEILRRRTCCLYYRTAARRTCGDCPLAGSVAASRRARR from the coding sequence GTGACCGCGCCCGTTTCCTCCGGCGCCGACCGGGCACGGCGCGCGCTGAAGAAGGTCGGCATGATCGGCTCCTACTTCAGTGTCGGCGTGGGCGCCTGCGACGGCTTCGTGGTGGTCGACGAGTTCTGCGCGGCCGGGCATCTCGACGCCGCGCTCGCGGCTGTCGCGCATCGGATCGGCAGCGACGAGGCCCGGGTCGCCGCGTCATCGCTGCAATACGAATTCGCCGAACGGCTGTGGTCGATAAGCCTCGGGTGCTGGCATCTCGACGAGGTGGTCCCCGATCTGCGCTCGCTGGTCTGTCAGGCCGCGCCCAACGGCCGGATCAGGTTCCGGATCGCCGAACCCGACGGTGTCGAGCAGGCCGGCCCGGAACCCGCCCGCATCGCGAGGTCGATCGCCGCTCAGGTGATCCCGCACCTGAACACGGTGCATCACAGGCTGCGCGCGACCACCCGCGTGGCGGACGGGCTGCTGTGGGGCAACGCGGCCACCGGGGCCGCCCTGGCCACCCGGACCCTGACGGCGCGCGACGGCGACCGGCGGGTGGGAGAGGTGGCGAAGATGTTGCTGGCCTCGCCGCCGATGGCGGGTCACCTGCACGACAGCGAGATCCTCCGGCGGCGCACCTGTTGTCTGTACTACCGCACCGCGGCGCGCCGCACCTGTGGGGACTGTCCGCTCGCCGGATCCGTCGCCGCCAGCAGGCGCGCGCGCCGGTGA
- a CDS encoding TetR/AcrR family transcriptional regulator has protein sequence MTEIGPSPGLRERKKAATRLAIRREAFRLFEIQGYAHTTVEQIAEAAEVSASTFYRYFPVKEAVLISDDHTQPIVDAFVAAPAELSPVAAYRYAVGQVFGGLSDAERENAIVGQRLLYTVPDARGLIYSEYTRLIDLVTDALVHRLAAPTGRTERRVIAAAIVGVLIAMSDNSPLPGADLDRALTILDSRFA, from the coding sequence GTGACGGAGATCGGCCCCTCGCCAGGGCTGCGGGAACGCAAGAAGGCGGCCACTCGGCTCGCCATCCGGCGGGAGGCGTTCCGGCTGTTCGAGATCCAGGGCTACGCCCACACCACCGTCGAGCAGATCGCCGAGGCCGCCGAGGTCTCGGCCAGCACGTTCTACCGGTACTTCCCGGTCAAGGAAGCCGTCCTGATCTCCGACGACCACACCCAGCCGATCGTCGACGCGTTCGTGGCCGCCCCCGCGGAGCTCAGCCCGGTCGCGGCGTACCGATACGCGGTCGGGCAGGTATTCGGTGGGCTCTCGGATGCCGAGCGGGAGAACGCGATCGTCGGTCAGCGGTTGCTCTACACGGTGCCCGATGCCCGGGGGCTGATCTACAGCGAGTACACCCGGCTGATCGATCTGGTCACCGACGCGTTGGTGCACCGGCTGGCCGCACCCACCGGCCGCACCGAACGCAGGGTGATCGCCGCCGCGATCGTCGGCGTGTTGATCGCGATGTCGGACAACAGCCCGCTACCGGGTGCGGACCTCGACCGCGCGCTGACGATTCTGGATAGCAGATTCGCTTAA
- a CDS encoding SigB/SigF/SigG family RNA polymerase sigma factor — translation MFREMGVLDPESAAYRRQREAIIARCLPLADHIARRFRGRGETHEDLIQVARVGLLNAVNRFDVDSANDFLAFAVPTMMGEVRRYFRDHGWSLKVPRRLKELNVRLNSARAELTQQLNRAPTPSELAEYLGVDREEVVEGLVAANAYSTRSTEQPTHVGNDGEGLSLQDTFGAPDDNIQKVIDVNTVQPLLAALPERDRLVLKLRFFDDRTQSQIAEQIGVSQMHVSRLLARALATLRDQVGYDADGIAR, via the coding sequence ATGTTCCGCGAGATGGGCGTCCTCGATCCCGAATCCGCCGCCTACCGGCGGCAGCGCGAAGCGATCATCGCACGCTGCCTGCCGCTGGCCGACCACATCGCCCGCCGTTTCCGCGGCCGCGGCGAAACCCACGAAGACCTGATCCAGGTCGCGCGCGTCGGCCTGCTCAACGCCGTCAACCGCTTCGACGTCGACAGCGCCAACGACTTCCTCGCGTTCGCGGTCCCGACGATGATGGGCGAAGTCCGCCGGTACTTCCGCGACCACGGATGGTCGTTGAAGGTGCCGCGCCGGCTCAAAGAACTCAACGTCCGGCTGAATTCCGCCCGCGCGGAGTTGACCCAACAGCTCAACAGGGCCCCCACTCCCAGCGAACTCGCCGAGTACCTCGGTGTGGACCGCGAAGAGGTCGTCGAAGGTCTGGTCGCCGCGAACGCGTACTCGACCCGCTCCACCGAACAGCCGACGCACGTCGGCAACGACGGCGAAGGACTGTCGTTGCAGGACACCTTCGGTGCGCCCGACGACAACATCCAGAAGGTCATCGACGTCAACACCGTGCAGCCACTGCTCGCGGCGCTGCCCGAGCGGGACCGGCTGGTGCTGAAGCTGAGATTCTTCGACGACCGGACCCAGAGCCAGATCGCCGAGCAGATCGGCGTCTCCCAGATGCACGTGTCCCGGCTGCTGGCCCGGGCGCTGGCTACGCTGCGCGATCAGGTCGGCTACGACGCCGACGGCATCGCGCGCTGA
- a CDS encoding ABC transporter substrate-binding protein — protein sequence MLSRPFRLTAALLCLIFFGAALTGCGAPAGDAPPAAAADNCGRAVHLDAPPERAVGYFQHPVELMLALGLQDSIVATVYPDNPPLPRYAEAYQTIPQLSDKDASFEQILSTAPDFVYGGYGSAFDDTAGRSRQAFDDAGIATYLNPEYCATGPITMDHVYAEITTIAGLFGVPHRADGLIQEMRAAVEAGRAPVDGVEPARVFVYDSGEDTAFTAGRQGIGDQIIRLAGGTNVFSDVEDTFADVSWEQVVQRDPEVIVIYDYFGTPSIEDKKAFLRSRPELADVAAIRDDRFAVLTLQDAVLGVRAPYAVETLARQLHPDRFA from the coding sequence GTGCTGTCTCGACCCTTTCGACTGACGGCAGCCCTGCTGTGTCTCATCTTCTTCGGCGCGGCGCTGACCGGGTGCGGTGCACCCGCCGGCGACGCGCCGCCCGCGGCCGCCGCGGACAACTGCGGCCGCGCGGTACACCTCGACGCCCCACCCGAGCGGGCGGTCGGCTACTTCCAGCACCCCGTCGAGTTGATGCTCGCGCTCGGCCTGCAGGACTCGATCGTGGCGACCGTCTACCCGGACAACCCGCCGCTGCCACGCTATGCCGAGGCCTACCAAACGATTCCACAGCTTTCCGACAAGGACGCGTCCTTCGAGCAGATCCTCTCGACGGCACCGGATTTCGTCTACGGCGGCTACGGCAGCGCGTTCGACGACACCGCGGGACGGTCACGACAGGCCTTCGACGACGCCGGGATCGCCACCTACCTGAATCCGGAGTACTGCGCCACGGGCCCCATCACGATGGACCATGTGTACGCCGAGATCACGACGATCGCAGGCCTTTTCGGCGTGCCGCACCGTGCCGACGGGCTGATCCAGGAGATGCGTGCCGCGGTCGAGGCGGGGCGGGCCCCGGTCGACGGGGTCGAGCCGGCCCGGGTGTTCGTCTACGACAGCGGAGAGGACACCGCGTTCACCGCGGGCCGGCAGGGTATCGGCGACCAGATCATCCGCCTCGCAGGAGGAACCAACGTCTTCTCCGACGTCGAGGACACCTTCGCCGACGTCTCCTGGGAACAGGTGGTACAGCGCGATCCTGAGGTCATCGTGATCTACGACTACTTCGGTACCCCGTCGATCGAGGACAAGAAGGCATTCCTGCGCAGCCGCCCCGAACTCGCGGACGTGGCGGCGATCCGCGACGACCGTTTCGCGGTGCTGACGCTGCAGGACGCGGTCCTCGGCGTGCGGGCGCCGTACGCGGTCGAAACCCTGGCCCGGCAGCTGCATCCGGACCGCTTCGCGTGA